One window from the genome of Sulfodiicoccus acidiphilus encodes:
- a CDS encoding winged helix-turn-helix domain-containing protein: MDDRIFEAVSHPVRRQVILLLGERKEMTFSEIMNELSIESPALAFHMRKLEGLIEKVKDSYRLTDLGRRAYGVILSLKGVSGSTEATQKEESVEPLERKEMTPLILRDRMMVEVTQDLVDELFKEGRKLVVTDCVFVDFKEMDPGKLKEVLEEVKDVVTVTCPESLRVVVEPRCRDVLNVSDPMGKNLTFPMLGVPSFVDKVLRFALLGSPLLGSPKVEKSLREVYNTDIPQVGKLTLEMEGGTLEVREGAPHVRASCEDPDDFEISTSNDELALSFEGCNVLVTHPADVDFDLEMEGGVAELMGLSPRRANVEMDGGVGRIDLVPGEMRIAVSGGQLTGLLRFTDIRGNSKVYMDLEGGVASLALDVPEQVGIVVSVDRKGGMLYSTLKQREGIGGKVEVEAKVRGGLLELREAESGKIESRG, encoded by the coding sequence ATGGACGACAGGATATTCGAGGCGGTCTCGCACCCAGTAAGGAGGCAGGTTATCCTACTTCTCGGGGAGAGGAAAGAGATGACCTTCTCGGAAATAATGAACGAGCTCTCAATAGAGAGCCCTGCACTGGCCTTCCACATGAGGAAACTCGAGGGACTGATTGAGAAGGTCAAGGACTCTTACAGGCTCACGGATCTGGGGAGAAGAGCGTATGGCGTGATACTCAGCTTGAAGGGAGTATCAGGAAGTACTGAGGCCACTCAAAAGGAGGAGAGCGTCGAACCATTGGAAAGGAAGGAGATGACTCCATTGATATTGAGAGATAGAATGATGGTGGAAGTCACGCAAGACCTCGTGGACGAGCTCTTCAAGGAGGGAAGGAAGTTGGTAGTGACTGACTGTGTTTTCGTGGACTTCAAGGAAATGGATCCAGGGAAGCTCAAGGAGGTACTGGAGGAGGTGAAGGACGTGGTCACAGTGACGTGTCCAGAATCCTTGAGAGTCGTAGTAGAGCCCAGGTGCAGGGACGTATTGAATGTCTCGGATCCCATGGGGAAGAACTTGACGTTTCCTATGTTGGGAGTTCCGTCTTTCGTCGACAAGGTCCTGAGGTTCGCCCTACTTGGCTCCCCCCTACTTGGCTCCCCTAAGGTGGAGAAGAGCCTGAGGGAAGTGTACAACACCGACATTCCACAGGTGGGCAAGCTCACCTTGGAGATGGAGGGCGGCACACTGGAAGTGAGGGAAGGTGCACCTCACGTGAGGGCCTCCTGTGAGGACCCAGACGACTTCGAGATTTCCACGAGCAATGACGAACTCGCCCTGTCCTTCGAGGGTTGTAACGTGCTGGTGACCCACCCTGCCGATGTGGATTTTGACTTAGAGATGGAGGGGGGAGTGGCTGAGTTGATGGGACTTTCACCTCGTAGAGCTAATGTGGAAATGGACGGAGGAGTAGGTAGAATTGACCTAGTGCCTGGAGAGATGAGGATCGCGGTATCTGGAGGACAGCTAACAGGCCTACTTCGTTTCACCGACATTCGAGGAAACTCTAAGGTGTACATGGACCTAGAAGGTGGAGTCGCCTCTCTGGCTCTAGACGTTCCGGAACAGGTAGGTATCGTCGTTTCAGTGGATAGAAAGGGGGGCATGTTATACTCCACACTTAAACAGAGAGAAGGTATCGGCGGAAAGGTGGAAGTTGAGGCGAAGGTCAGGGGAGGCCTCCTAGAGCTCAGGGAAGCGGAGAGTGGAAAAATAGAGTCACGAGGTTAG
- a CDS encoding alpha-L-rhamnosidase — MSVQAPVELRCEYVVNPVGVEGRPRLSWVVQCPERGVRQSAFRLIVSTSEEVSLKEVGDVWDSGEVNSELNEVRYDGPPLRSNSRYFWRIKWWDSRGRESPWSTVAYFHTGLLKEEDWKASWISGGKLLRREFDVLKPVRLAMVFVTGLGYYELKLNGEKVGDRVLDPAWTDYSKRVLYATYDVTSMLRRGKNVLGIMLGKGRYAKEYGYEDRRVAILQLEIEYTDGTRERVVTDSSWRSSDGPIVDDDLYNGEVYDARLEKPHWDSPGYDDRDWREVEVVKGPEGKLRSSTLPPIRRVRTIQPLKLLVPRPGVYVFDMGQNFSGWARLKVRGPRGTEVRLRFSELADERGNLDRRNLRKAMATDVYVLRGGGEEIYEPHFTYHGFRYVEVTGYPGVPTLDSVVGVVVHSDVEPTGSIATSNPLVNSIHRAVWWGQLSNLMGVPTDCPQRDERMGWTGDAQLSAEEASLNFWMVPFYEKWVEDILDAQAPDGMVPGVAPPHWRVPGDPAWGTAIVVVPWTLYLYYGDVTVLERAYDGMRKWVEFLFSKAESYVLRWGTWGDWCPPSHVHPVETPLEVTSTWILYRDSLVLSEVAGVLGRVEDQRKYGKLASMVKEAFNSAFLKGDHYSTGSQTCDVLPLYLDMVPEDKVEAVLNHLLRDVQVSHDNHLNTGILGTRYLLETLSKYGKSDVAYAIATQETYPSWGYMLREGATTVWERWEYLAGEGMNSHNHIMLGTVDAWFYRNLAGIRVLEPGFRKFRVRPDYVDLKFVEASVYTPRGRVEVSLKRGEGTEMRVVVPVGSEAEVNVPLTGISVKEGDVEIVRGGEVRTSTDGIKDIKVEDRYLKVEVASGTYQFQVY, encoded by the coding sequence ATGTCGGTTCAGGCTCCAGTGGAGCTGAGGTGTGAGTACGTAGTTAATCCAGTAGGGGTGGAGGGGAGGCCTAGGCTCTCCTGGGTGGTACAATGCCCAGAAAGGGGAGTCAGGCAGAGCGCCTTCAGGTTGATCGTGAGCACCTCTGAGGAGGTATCCCTCAAGGAGGTGGGAGATGTCTGGGATTCCGGTGAGGTGAACTCTGAACTCAATGAGGTGCGATATGACGGCCCTCCACTGAGAAGCAACTCGAGGTATTTCTGGAGGATCAAGTGGTGGGACTCGAGGGGGAGAGAAAGCCCGTGGAGTACCGTAGCCTACTTTCACACTGGCCTGCTCAAGGAAGAGGACTGGAAGGCCTCCTGGATATCAGGTGGGAAGCTCCTCAGGAGAGAGTTCGACGTCCTTAAACCGGTGAGGTTGGCCATGGTCTTCGTGACGGGCCTCGGATACTACGAGCTCAAGCTCAACGGGGAGAAGGTCGGTGACAGGGTCCTGGACCCAGCTTGGACGGACTACTCCAAGAGGGTCCTCTATGCGACTTACGACGTGACGTCGATGTTGAGACGCGGGAAGAACGTGCTCGGCATCATGCTTGGAAAGGGGAGATACGCGAAGGAGTATGGTTACGAGGACAGGAGGGTGGCAATACTACAACTAGAGATCGAATACACTGACGGAACGAGGGAGAGAGTAGTTACCGACTCCTCGTGGAGATCCTCTGACGGCCCCATAGTCGACGACGATCTCTATAATGGGGAGGTTTACGATGCGAGACTTGAGAAGCCACACTGGGACTCACCAGGGTACGACGACCGAGACTGGAGGGAAGTGGAGGTAGTGAAGGGACCCGAGGGGAAGCTGAGGTCGAGCACACTTCCACCTATAAGGAGGGTCAGGACCATCCAACCCCTCAAACTTCTTGTCCCCAGGCCTGGGGTTTACGTTTTCGACATGGGCCAGAACTTCTCCGGCTGGGCCAGGTTGAAGGTGAGGGGACCGAGGGGAACTGAGGTTAGGCTGAGGTTCTCCGAGCTCGCGGACGAGAGGGGCAACCTGGACAGGAGGAACCTGAGGAAAGCCATGGCCACCGACGTGTACGTCCTGAGGGGAGGAGGAGAGGAGATCTACGAACCTCACTTCACCTATCACGGCTTCAGATACGTCGAGGTCACTGGCTACCCTGGAGTGCCCACGCTGGACAGCGTTGTTGGTGTCGTCGTGCACTCCGACGTGGAGCCCACTGGGTCCATAGCGACCTCCAATCCCCTCGTCAACTCAATACATCGAGCGGTGTGGTGGGGGCAACTAAGCAACCTCATGGGGGTTCCAACCGACTGCCCTCAGAGGGACGAGAGGATGGGTTGGACTGGAGATGCTCAACTCAGCGCGGAGGAGGCCTCCCTCAACTTCTGGATGGTCCCCTTCTACGAGAAGTGGGTCGAAGACATTCTTGACGCTCAGGCACCTGACGGCATGGTTCCCGGTGTTGCACCTCCCCACTGGAGGGTTCCTGGGGACCCAGCGTGGGGGACAGCCATCGTTGTGGTGCCGTGGACTCTTTACCTGTACTACGGGGACGTTACGGTACTCGAGAGGGCCTACGACGGAATGAGGAAGTGGGTGGAGTTCCTCTTCTCTAAGGCGGAGAGCTACGTACTTAGGTGGGGAACGTGGGGTGACTGGTGTCCTCCATCCCACGTTCACCCAGTGGAGACTCCACTGGAAGTCACATCCACTTGGATCCTGTACAGGGACTCACTGGTCCTCTCTGAGGTCGCCGGGGTGTTGGGCCGAGTCGAAGACCAGAGGAAGTACGGCAAGCTGGCCTCCATGGTCAAGGAAGCCTTCAACTCGGCGTTCCTCAAGGGGGACCACTACTCCACTGGCAGCCAAACGTGCGACGTACTTCCCCTCTACTTGGACATGGTCCCTGAGGACAAGGTGGAGGCGGTGCTGAATCACCTCCTAAGGGACGTTCAGGTCAGTCACGACAACCACCTGAATACTGGTATTCTAGGCACGAGGTACCTGCTGGAGACCTTGAGCAAGTACGGAAAGTCGGACGTGGCCTACGCCATAGCCACTCAGGAGACCTACCCTAGCTGGGGATACATGTTAAGGGAGGGGGCAACTACAGTGTGGGAGAGGTGGGAGTACCTGGCTGGAGAGGGAATGAACTCCCACAACCACATCATGTTAGGGACGGTCGATGCGTGGTTCTACAGGAACTTGGCTGGGATAAGGGTGCTTGAGCCTGGTTTCAGGAAGTTTCGGGTAAGGCCGGACTACGTGGACCTGAAATTCGTGGAGGCGTCGGTGTACACGCCCCGCGGGAGGGTGGAAGTGAGCTTGAAGAGAGGAGAAGGGACCGAGATGAGGGTAGTGGTACCTGTTGGCAGCGAGGCCGAAGTCAACGTCCCACTCACCGGGATCTCGGTCAAAGAAGGAGATGTGGAGATAGTGAGAGGTGGCGAGGTGAGGACATCGACAGATGGGATTAAAGACATCAAAGTTGAGGACCGTTACCTAAAGGTCGAAGTGGCGAGTGGGACCTACCAGTTCCAGGTGTACTGA
- a CDS encoding AAA family ATPase gives MIFDVKPKEDMRELLFRENEARKLKELVEKGVWVVVLGPRMVGKTSLIKVTSRGFRSIYVNLWGARGLNDLLERLVRGVPQDSLGKRILSSIDSLTLGPLPNATLKNRTRVIVDILGELGRRGKIVVILDEVQELKSATKPLWDLLSYIFYTFPDISFIFSGSMTGLIRVILSPPEGSPLVGRKPVKVELSPFTDSQSREFLRRGFEEVGMQISDEVEEITAELDGVPGWLTLYGYLRVHQGVGHREALEETKVEACKVLRESFSHFLEDKRNREVYFQVIRRLPGRWSEIRKGLNVSDEVLNQSLKSLQDWFFVKKINEVYDVHDRMIRYCALNDLLG, from the coding sequence TTGATTTTCGACGTCAAGCCCAAAGAGGACATGAGGGAGCTTCTCTTCAGAGAAAACGAAGCGAGGAAATTAAAGGAACTCGTGGAGAAAGGAGTGTGGGTAGTCGTCTTAGGCCCGAGAATGGTAGGGAAGACTAGCTTAATTAAGGTGACCTCAAGGGGGTTCAGGTCCATATACGTGAACCTGTGGGGAGCCAGAGGACTCAACGATCTTCTCGAGAGGTTGGTAAGAGGAGTTCCCCAGGACTCTCTAGGTAAGAGGATACTGTCAAGTATAGATTCTCTCACATTAGGTCCTCTACCGAACGCGACCCTTAAGAACAGGACCAGGGTTATAGTGGACATACTTGGAGAACTCGGAAGGCGGGGAAAAATTGTAGTAATACTGGACGAAGTTCAGGAGCTGAAGTCTGCTACAAAACCTCTCTGGGACCTCCTATCATACATCTTCTACACCTTCCCTGACATATCGTTTATCTTCAGCGGCTCTATGACCGGCCTCATACGGGTTATACTGTCTCCTCCAGAGGGATCTCCCCTCGTCGGTAGGAAGCCGGTTAAAGTAGAGCTCTCTCCATTCACGGATAGCCAGTCAAGGGAGTTCCTAAGGAGAGGGTTCGAGGAGGTCGGAATGCAGATTTCAGACGAAGTCGAGGAGATTACGGCCGAGCTGGACGGGGTTCCAGGGTGGCTGACCCTTTACGGTTACTTGAGGGTTCACCAAGGAGTGGGACACAGAGAGGCCCTTGAGGAGACCAAAGTGGAGGCTTGCAAGGTCTTGAGGGAGTCCTTCTCCCACTTCCTTGAGGATAAGAGGAATAGAGAGGTCTATTTTCAGGTCATAAGGCGGTTACCAGGTAGGTGGAGTGAAATTAGGAAGGGTCTCAACGTGAGCGACGAGGTGTTGAACCAGTCCCTGAAGTCCCTTCAGGACTGGTTCTTCGTGAAAAAGATCAACGAGGTCTACGACGTCCACGACAGGATGATCAGGTACTGTGCCCTGAATGACCTTCTCGGTTGA
- a CDS encoding dipeptidase — protein MRFVDLHQDFAFSSFAGRDVIGGNVQSSLKSLSSFQEVVVFGSLFPHVYTDDERGEALTAFYTTPNQATFSSADLLWAGIRFYLYLERSGKACLVRSLSDVNGDGVRILLSLEGTDVLRDPLDLYPLWELGVRAVGLTWNYDTKFAASRRSKRDYGLTGEGEELVKIANGLGMILDVAHSSKKTVIDVCSASKRPVIASHANVSKVKEHGRNLDDEELEAIVKTDGVVGITAIPPTLPTNDLRGLLENMNYVGETFGWRHVALGTDFLGIREENLPQGFEDVSKVVDLARELEGRAEQVLWENPIRVIRAHL, from the coding sequence ATGAGGTTCGTGGACCTTCACCAGGACTTCGCCTTCTCCTCCTTCGCTGGGAGGGATGTGATAGGCGGAAACGTTCAGTCCAGTTTGAAGTCACTTTCCTCCTTTCAAGAGGTCGTAGTGTTTGGGTCCCTCTTTCCGCACGTCTACACCGACGACGAGAGGGGCGAAGCGCTTACGGCCTTCTACACGACACCCAACCAGGCAACCTTCTCCTCCGCCGACCTACTTTGGGCGGGGATCAGGTTCTACCTATACTTGGAACGGAGTGGTAAAGCGTGCTTAGTCAGGTCTCTCTCCGATGTTAATGGAGACGGGGTTAGGATCCTACTTTCTCTCGAGGGAACGGACGTCCTCAGAGATCCCCTAGATCTTTACCCGCTGTGGGAGCTCGGGGTTAGGGCAGTGGGGTTAACTTGGAATTACGACACCAAGTTCGCCGCCTCCCGCAGGTCGAAGAGGGACTACGGACTTACGGGAGAGGGTGAGGAGCTTGTGAAAATCGCCAACGGGTTAGGGATGATATTGGACGTGGCCCACTCCAGCAAGAAGACCGTAATTGACGTATGCTCCGCCTCCAAGAGGCCGGTGATCGCGTCCCACGCCAACGTCTCGAAGGTGAAGGAGCACGGCCGAAACTTAGACGATGAAGAACTGGAGGCCATAGTTAAGACCGATGGGGTGGTCGGGATCACCGCGATTCCCCCTACTCTTCCAACAAATGACCTGAGGGGATTGTTGGAGAACATGAATTACGTAGGAGAGACGTTCGGATGGAGACACGTAGCCTTGGGGACGGACTTCCTAGGAATAAGGGAAGAGAACCTTCCCCAGGGGTTCGAGGACGTCTCTAAGGTCGTTGATTTGGCGAGAGAATTGGAAGGTAGGGCGGAGCAAGTTCTCTGGGAGAACCCAATTAGGGTGATCAGGGCTCACCTTTAA
- a CDS encoding AAA family ATPase — protein sequence MDKLSVGNKRKVLIASALVNDPRYLVLDEPTTGLDPKSRRELWDLLIGLKEKGRGILLTTHYLEEAEYLADRIYFLNRKVLLSGKTWELRSKLSLKYEVVNIRTGERYKVERSELPQFLYRCDFDYEVRVRSLEDVYREVVGNGS from the coding sequence GTGGACAAACTCTCCGTGGGGAACAAGAGGAAGGTATTGATCGCGTCGGCCCTGGTTAACGATCCGAGGTACCTCGTCCTGGACGAACCAACAACTGGACTAGACCCTAAGTCGAGGAGGGAACTGTGGGACCTGTTGATAGGCCTCAAGGAGAAGGGGAGGGGAATACTCTTAACCACACACTACCTGGAGGAGGCCGAGTACCTAGCGGACAGAATATACTTCCTCAATCGGAAAGTATTGCTGAGCGGGAAGACGTGGGAGCTCAGGAGCAAGCTCTCCCTCAAGTACGAGGTTGTCAACATAAGGACGGGGGAGAGGTACAAAGTCGAACGGAGCGAACTACCTCAGTTCCTCTACAGGTGCGACTTCGACTACGAGGTCAGGGTGAGGAGCCTCGAGGACGTGTATAGGGAGGTGGTGGGGAACGGAAGTTAG
- a CDS encoding ATP-binding cassette domain-containing protein: protein MIRAENVWKSFKGKVVNEGVSFEVYEGEIVAFLGPNGGGKTTLMRQVYGELRSDRGEISVDGLSPYHALEFVGVVPQDVRPIDGLKASEHVYVNALIRGFLEIGPGPGQGS, encoded by the coding sequence GTGATTCGCGCGGAAAACGTTTGGAAGTCCTTCAAAGGGAAAGTGGTCAACGAGGGCGTTTCCTTCGAGGTATACGAGGGAGAGATAGTTGCCTTTCTCGGCCCGAACGGGGGAGGGAAGACGACCCTAATGAGGCAGGTGTACGGCGAGCTGAGGAGCGATAGGGGCGAAATATCCGTAGACGGACTCTCCCCCTACCACGCCTTGGAGTTCGTGGGGGTTGTTCCTCAGGACGTCCGCCCAATCGATGGTCTGAAGGCCTCAGAACACGTCTACGTAAACGCACTCATTAGGGGATTCCTCGAGATAGGGCCTGGGCCAGGGCAAGGGAGCTGA